A single Fusarium oxysporum Fo47 chromosome IV, complete sequence DNA region contains:
- a CDS encoding OPT oligopeptide transporter protein-domain-containing protein: MGKHTTNSSSASISSSKRSLSRQSSASSSLAERVGDRVAGDSPPLRQDVALQPLTSTSTSASSSSARSTVTVSPSHPVQAKGHVLPYQAPASHIPPPSLTTAATPAAFASTPASASTSTHASAPTSAAPPSVLVDNQDAAQPPDHIDSDDSLDAIPQPIDDTIDMASKKTPFLRSAAARSDAAPYGSVSLTPSRNNSPAGSDRWDPDSHQLRHVPDTLRSETSHRSILGKKSSSRLSEEIDGAVLVSGLEGRLGITEPTHTGVLEGSMKDDLSEDGALLDDASSTASDSEHQENSPHEAVRASVPPTDNTTLSINTPRMWCLSVIFAILGSSTNLFFSLRYPSVAITPVIALLLVHPLGHLWDFVLKRPYDPEEEFIDGVRTTSVSDDAHGSHKIKRRTRWRRWLAQGRWNEKEHTCVYVSSNVAFGFAFATDVIVEQTQFYNQEAPIVYQLLLTISTQILGYGFAGLTRRFLVRPSGMIWPGTLMSAAMFSTLHKQENKPAGGWTISRWKFFYIVWTISFLFYFLPGLLMPALSYFNVITWFAPKNVVIANLFGVSSGLGLFPLTFDWAQVTYVGSPLLVPFWAAMNVIGGLAVVMWIIAPILYYTNVLFSSYMPILSAAVFDNTGKVYDVSKILTPDFLFDREAYQSYSRVFLPITYVLSYGVQFAGLAALLTHTACWHGQDIWRSWKRALEEAREDGQPKYEPVADSPGPLPRQSSDEDQRRMSTSTSHVDGIISREDIHSKLMKRYKDAPLSWYLITFLSMTAIGIFVVEYYPVHLPWYGLLLALGLGALFFIPNGIIMAVTNQHSSIYLICQLICGVVFPGRPIANMVFVTYGYISSAQGIKFASDLKLGHYMKIPPRILFLVQIVATLVSSLTQIGVLNWMFANIKGICTSEALNGFTCPIARVHFNGSILWGVVGPNEFFGPKAIYRSLVWFFPLGALLPIPLWLYCRRNRFSILRKVNLPVIFGAMSWIPPATGLNFSVWVLVCYVFNYLIKNRHNAWWSKYTMTLSAALDSGLAFGIVVVFFGFIYPGLAKNLKWWGTEVYKQGCDWQACSYNTLPEGERFGPKTW; encoded by the exons ATGGGTAAACACACCACCAACTCATCCTCggcctccatctcttccagCAAACGAAGCCTAAGCCGCCAATCTTCAGCGTCTTCGTCCCTGGCAGAGAGGGTTGGAGACAGGGTTGCTGGTGATTCCCCTCCACTCCGCCAGGACGTCGCCCTTCAGCCCCTaacatccacatccacgtctgcatcctcatcctctgcCAGGTCCACCGTGACTGTCTCACCCTCACACCCAGTCCAAGCCAAGGGCCATGTCTTGCCGTATCAGGCTCCGGCCTCTCATATACCTCCTCCATCATTAACTACCGCTGCTACCCCAGCTGCATTTGCATCTACacctgcatctgcatctaCTTCTACGCACGCTTCAGCTCCAACCTCAGCTGCTCCTCCATCGGTTCTCGTTGATAATCAAGATGCGGCGCAGCCTCCTGATCATATCGATTCCGACGATAGTCTAGATGCCATTCCTCAACCCATAGACGACACGATAGATatggcttccaagaagacACCCTTCTTGCGCTCCGCCGCCGCTCGCTCCGACGCTGCTCCCTACGGTTCGGTCTCACTAACACCCAGTCGCAATAATTCACCCGCTGGTAGTGATCGCTGGGATCCCGATTCCCACCAGCTTCGTCACGTTCCGGATACACTGCGCAGCGAGACCTCGCACCGCTCCATCCTTGGCAAGAAATCCTCCTCGAGGTTATCCGAAGAGATCGATGGCGCCGTCCTAGTCTCGGGTCTCGAAGGCCGCCTGGGCATTACCGAACCTACGCATACTGGTGTTCTCGAGGGTAGCATGAAGGACGACTTGTCCGAAGATGGCGCACTGCTGGATGACGCTTCTTCGACCGCATCAGATTCTGAACATCAAGAAAACTCACCTCACGAGGCTGTTCGCGCGTCCGTTCCGCCTACAGACAATACCACTCTCTCCATAAATACGCCACGCATGTGGTGTCTCTCTGTCATTTTCGCCATTCTAGGCTCTTCGACCAatctgttcttctctttaAGATACCCTAGTGTTGCCATTACTCCAGTTATTGCCTTATTGCTCGTCCATCCTCTTGGACATTTATGGGATTTTGTGCTAAAGCGACCTTATGACCCCGAGGAGGAGTTTATCGATGGTGTACGGACGACTTCTGTCAGTGACGATGCGCATGGGTCGCATAAGATCAAGAGACGCACgcgttggaggagatggttAGCGCAAGGTCGTTGgaacgaaaaagaacataCTTGCGTCTATGTCAGCAGCAACGTCGCATTTGGCTTCGCCTTTGCGACAGATGTTATTGTTGAGCAGACTCAGTTCTACAACCAGGAAGCCCCTATCGTGTaccagcttcttctcactaTATCCACCCAGATTCTCGGTTATGGCTTTGCAGGTCTGACACGCCGCTTCCTTGTTCGACCCAGTGGAATGATCTGGCCGGGGACTCTTATGTCGGCAGCCATGTTCTCGACGCTTCACAAACAGGAGAACAAACCTGCCGGGGGCTGGACCATTAGCAGGTGGAAATTCTTCTACATCGTCTGGACTATATCCTTCCTCTTCTATTTTCTCCCCGGACTACTTATGCCAGCACTTAGCTATTTCAACGTCATTACCTGGTTTGCGCCCAAAAATGTCGTTATTGCAAACCTGTTCGGCGTCTCCTCCGGTCTTGGGCTCTTTCCCCTGACCTTTGACTGGGCGCAAGTCACCTACGTTGGCTCACCTTTACTTGTCCCATTCTGGGCTGCTATGAATGTTATCGGAGGTTTAGCTGTGGTAATGTGGATTATTGCACCTATTCTCTACTACACCAACgttctcttctcatcatacATGCCAATTCTTTCAGCTGCTGTTTTCGACAACACGGGCAAGGTCTACGATGTCAGCAAGATTCTCACACCTGATTTTCTCTTTGACCGAGAGGCCTATCAGAGCTACAGCAGAGTGTTCTTGCCAATCACATACGTGTTGAGTTATGGTGTTCAATTCGCTGGTCTGGCTGCTCTTCTAACGCATACTGCCTGTTGGCATGGTCAGGATATATGGAGGTCCTGGAAACGAGCACTTGAGGAGGCTCGCGAGGATGGGCAGCCGAAGTATGAACCGGTAGCGGATTCTCCTGGGCCTTTACCACGACAATCGTCCGACGAGGACCAGAGGCGCATGTCAACATCCACTTCTCATGTAGATGGAATTATTAGCCGCGAAGATATTCACAGCAAACTCATGAAGAGATACAAGGATGCCCCCCTGAGTTGGTATCTAATCACGTTTCTCTCCATGACTGCCATTGGCATCTTTGTTGTCGAATA CTATCCTGTCCATTTGCCCTGGTATGGCCTACTTCTCGCACTTGGTCTCGGAGCCCTGTTTTTCATCCCAAATGGCATCATTATGGCTGTCACAAACCAACATAGCAGCATCTATCTCATCTGTCAACTCATCTGCGGTGTTGTGTTCCCTGGTCGCCCCATCGCAAACATGGTTTTCGTTACATACGGCTACATCTCATCAGCGCAAGGCATCAAATTCGCTTCTGATCTTAAACTCGGCCACTACATGAAGATTCCTCCTcgcatcctcttccttgttCAGATCGTCGCGACACTTGTCTCGTCGCTAACTCAGATTGGAGTGCTCAACTGGATGTTCGCAAACATCAAAGGCATTTGCACTTCAGAAGCTCTGAATGGATTCACCTGTCCCATTGCAAGAGTCCACTTCAACGGCTCCATTCTGTGGGGTGTTGTCGGACCTAACGAATTCTTTGGTCCGAAGGCCATATATCGTTCCCTGGTCTGGTTCTTCCCCCTTGGCGCTCTCCTCCCCATTCCCCTGTGGCTTTACTGTCGACGTAACCGCTTCAGTATTCTCCGCAAGGTCAACCTTCCTGTTATCTTCGGCGCCATGTCCTGGATACCTCCTGCAACAGGCCTCAACTTCTCCGTCTGGGTACTTGTATGCTACGTCTTCAACTATCTTATCAAGAACCGCCACAATGCCTGGTGGAGCAAGTACACCATGACCTTGAGCGCCGCCCTCGATTCTGGGCTTGCCTTTGGTATAGTAGTTGTCTTTTTCGGCTTCATCTACCCTGGACTTGCAAAGAATCTCAAGTGGTGGGGCACTGAAGTGTACAAGCAGGGTTGTGACTGGCAAGCATGCTCATATAATACCCTCCCGGAAGGTGAGCGCTTCGGGCCCAAAACATGGTAA
- a CDS encoding armadillo-type protein, with amino-acid sequence MASNGAQEAFAPPDVLAAVMTMRSGEQEAKKHAHEYLERFQKSKDSWATIMGILQSDAEPEATLFAAITLRGKITYDLSTQVPASELPALRNQILLLLKHFAPGPKPIRVQLCVCLAILAIQMKDWNDVLPSVVQSLSDSPESHACILDFLRVLPEEVTEGRKITLSEEDLAMRTQALLADNADQVVQLLINYSQSSPAAAQNPQLMECITSWLREVPVGNVVKSPLMDIVFNGTTSDSCSQEASECLCTMLRETSDVDESQEIIELLFPRIISLKPQVAKAAEEDDTETLKSLTKVFATAAESWVVGIARQPTHFRPLVDAVLECALRDKERDVIEHTFNFWYELKLYLVLEIYIQGRLELVDVYSKLVDILLKHLEYPKPDSGNETDLFDGDREQEEKFREFRHQMGDTLKDCCEVMGVTDCLTKVLQAIQLWMSKYANQVNDNSVPHWQELEAPLFAMRALGRMVDKDESIVLRQLMPLLVQMPSHEKLRFATIMVLGRYTEWTAAHPEYLEPQFNYIVTSFQSDSREIIRAAALAIKFFCTDCKHLLSGQVLQLQTFYDEVLDKLPDLSKEEITEGVANVVACQPTEEIYRLLKLYCDPLIQRLMAKANNATDEEGKLALADHLQLITIFVQYVVPPVSPGQENPAVKYWQEVFPILSTVLDNFLNFTPICERVCRCWRNMVIAHRTAMTPLLPEMANKLAGGFNNSREGCFLWVTSAILREFSEAREHVDQATTENIYTFFEAQTTTFLRVMTELQPKELPDVIDDFFRLLIDALLYYPQKLIPSHLLRSVFEASIYALTLEQRDPLSSTLHFLRDLLSYGGDNPASSDRLPEATAAEVKAIVKNLLLTLGEGLVKQVMAGMMITFPRDCFADGSGVLLALFELVPLQTHQWVSHTIQLLPEGTVSPAEANRFLIKIKERLESGDPSAMKNVRAILQDFTNTYRRRNVAPRDGLGQLEATRFQFSG; translated from the exons ATGGCTTCGAACGGAGCCCAGGAGGCTTTTGCGCCGCCTGATGTGCTGGCTGCTGTTATGACTATGAGGAGCGGGGAGCaagaggccaagaagcatgCTCACGAGTACCTGGAGAGGTTTCAGAAATCA AAGGATTCATGGGCAACTATAATGGGTATTCTGCAGTCTGATGCCGAGCCAGAGGCAACCCTCTTTGCAGCCATTACCCTGCGTGGAAAG ATCACATACGACCTCTCTACCCAAGTTCCTGCGAGCGAACTACCCGCCCTTCGAAACCAAATCCTCTTACTTCTAAAGCACTTCGCCCCGGGACCCAAGCCCATCCGTGTCCAGCTCTGTGTGTGTCTGGCCATTCTAGCGATTCAAATGAAGGACTGGAACGATGTTCTGCCTTCTGTCGTTCAGTCGCTTAGTGACAGCCCAGAGAGCCACGCCTGCATTCTGGATTTCCTGAGGGTTCTCCCTGAAGAAGTTACCGAGGGTCGAAAGATCACCTTGTCT GAAGAAGATCTTGCGATGCGAACGCAGGCTCTCTTGGCCGATAATGCGGACCAGGTCGTCCAACTCCTTATCAACTATTCTCAGTCCTCAC ccgcagccgctCAGAACCCTCAGTTGATGGAGTGTATTACTTCCTGGCTCCGAGAGGTCCCAGTAGGCAATGTTGTCAAGTCGCCTCTAATGGATATTGTTTTCAACGGCACAACTAGCGATAGTTGCAGCCAGGAGGCTTCCGAGTGTCTTTGCACCATGCTTCGAGAGACCAGCGACGTGGACGAGAGTCAGGAGATCATCGAGCTACTATTTCCACGAATCATCTCCTTGAAGCCCCAAGTGGCGAAGGCagctgaggaggatgacaCAGAGACACTCAAGTCTTTGACCAAGGTGTTTGCAACTGCTGCTGAGAGTTGGGTCGTTGGAATCGCCCGCCAACCTACACACTTCCGACCACTGGTTGACGCTGTACTGGAATGCGCCTTGAGAGACAAGGAGCGCGATGTTATTGAGCATACCTTTAACTTTTGGTACGAGCTCAAGCTCTACCTTGTGTTGGAGATTTATATCCAAGGTCGGCTTGAGCTAGTTGACGTCTACTCCAAGTTGGTGGACATTCTCTTAAAGCACCTCGAATACCCTAAGCCGGACTCGGGTAACGAAACTGATCTATTCGACGGAGATCGCGAGCAGGAGGAGAAATTCAGAGAGTTTCGACACCAGATGGGCGACACACTAAAGGATTGCTGCGAGGTGATGGGCGTTACGGACTGTCTCACCAAGGTTCTCCAAGCAATTCAGCTGTGGATGTCAAAGTATGCCAACCAAGTGAACGACAACTCGGTACCTCACTGgcaggagctggaggcgCCTTTATTTGCCATGCGCGCTCTTGGTCGCATGGTGGACAAGGATGAGAGCATTGTGCTTCGCCAGCTCATGCCTCTCCTTGTACAGATGCCGAGCCACGAGAAGCTCCGTTTCGCAACTATCATGGTACTCGGCCGCTATACCGAATGGACGGCTGCCCATCCGGAATATCTCGAGCCTCAATTCAACTACATCGTCACATCGTTCCAGTCAGATTCCAGGGAGATCATCCGCGCCGCCGCCTTGGCTATCAAGTTCTTCTGTACAGATTGCAAACACCTCCTGAGTGGTCAAGTGCTACAGCTTCAGACCTTCTATGATGAAGTTCTGGATAAGCTCCCTGACTTGAGTAAGGAAGAGATTACAGAAGGCGTTGCTAACGTTGTGGCTTGCCAGCCCACGGAGGAGATCTACCGATTGCTCAAGCTATACTGCGACCCATTGATTCAGCGTTTGATGGCCAAAGCCAATAATGCTACAGACGAGGAGGGCAAATTGGCGCTCGCTG ATCACCTACagctcatcaccatctttgTTCAATACGTCGTGCCCCCTGTGAGCCCTGGTCAGGAGAACCCTGCTGTCAAGTACTGGCAGGAGGTTTTCCCCATCCTTTCCACCGTACTGGACAACTTCTTGAACTTCACTCCCATCTGCGAGCGCGTCTGCAGGTGCTGGCGCAATATGGTCATTGCCCACCGCACAGCCATGACCCCTTTGCTCCCGGAAATGGCAAACAAGCTTGCTGGCGGCTTCAACAACTCAAGGGAAGGATGCTTCTTGTGGGTCACTTCAGCAATCCTGCGCGAGTTCTCTGAAGCACGAGAGCACGTTGACCAAGCCACCACGGAGAACATTTACACATTTTTTGAAGCTCAGACAACAACCTTCCTCCGAGTCATGACGGAACTACAACCCAAGGAACTCCCTGATGTTATTGATGACTTCTTCCGCCTTCTGATCGATGCCCTTCTCTACTACCCCCAGAAGCTcattccatctcatctttTAAGGTCTGTCTTTGAGGCGTCCATCTACGCTCTGACTCTAGAGCAGCGCGACCCTCTGTCCTCAACCTTGCATTTCCTCCGTGATCTCTTGTCATACGGTGGCGATAACCCTGCTAGTAGCGATAGGCTACCAGAGGCAACGGCTGCTGAGGTCAAGGCCATTGTCAAGAATCTGCTACTTACTCTTGGCGAGGGTCTGGTCAAGCAGGTCATGGCGGGCATGATGATCACTTTCCCCCGCGACTGTTTCGCTGATGGCAGTGGTGTTCTGCTGGCTTTGTTTGAGCTGGTTCCTCTCCAGACTCACCAGTGGGTATCCCATACAATACAGCTACTACCAGAGGGCACTGTTTCCCCTGCCGAGGCCAACAGATTCctgatcaagatcaaggagagGCTTGAGTCGGGAGACCCCAGCGCCATGAAGAATGTGCGCGCGATTCTGCAAGATTTCACCAACACTTACAGACGACGAAATGTGGCACCCCGCGACGGACTCGGTCAGCTCGAGGCCACGCGCTTCCAGTTCTCCGGTTAG
- a CDS encoding RIO1 family-domain-containing protein, translated as MKLDTRAMRHLASEDWRVLTAVEMGSKNHELVPTSLIEKISRLRGGAGSVHKSISALAKVGLIARVKEAKYDGYRLTYGGLDYLALHTYAKKKDVYSVGDRIGVGKESDIMVVADHSGTQRVLKIHRLGRISFRTVKSNRDYLKNRQSGSWMYLSRLAAMKEFAFMKALREEGFPVPEPIAQSRHTIVMSLIDAFPLRQIAEVPDPASLYADLIALILRLAKQGLIHGDFNEFNILIKENVTKSEDGEETLTLEPVIIDFPQMISMEHQNAEMYFDRDVNCIKRFFERRFHFVPTEPGPFFRHAKKTVGKDGVKRLDATVEASGFTKRMLKDLEAAIKEKGDQTAQHSGDEDDEDEDDDNDEDEESENSDADNTEYPHDGQVSGGLLGDDAMASKEDMVEDSMSKLTV; from the exons ATGAAGTTAGATACACGGGCAATGCGCCACCTCGCCTCTGAGGATTGGCGAGTTTTGACAGCA GTCGAAATGGGAAGCAAGAACCACGAACTTGTACCAACATCATTGATCGAAAAGATTTCACGCCTTCGTGGTGGTGCCGGAAGCGTTCATAAGAGTATCTCAGCCCTCGCTAAAGTCGGTCTCATTGCGCGTGTGAAGGAGGCAAAATATGATGGATATCGACTCACGTATGGTGGACTCGATTACCTTGCACTTCACACCTATgccaagaaaaaggatgTCTATAGTGTAGGAGACAGAATTGGTGTGGGTAAAGAGAGTGATATTATGGTTGTGGCAGATCATAGCGGCACCCAACGAGTCCTCAAAATCCATCGACTGGGCCGAATTTCTTTCCGAACCGTCAAATCGAATCGAGACTACCTTAAGAATCGACAATCTGGATCATGGATGTATCTTTCACGGCTCGCTGCCATGAAAGAGTTTGCTTTCATGAAGGCTCTACGTGAAGAAGGCTTCCCCGTCCCCGAGCCCATCGCACAATCACGGCACACAATTGTCATGTCGTTAATAGACGCTTTCCCTCTCCGACAGATAGCGGAGGTTCCTGATCCGGCATCTTTGTACGCTGATCTCATTGCCTTGATCCTCCGACTCGCCAAACAAGGACTGATTCATGGTGATTTCAATGAATTCAACATcttgatcaaggagaacGTTACCAAATCTGAGGATGGAGAGGAGACCCTTACACTCGAGCCTGTCATCATTGACTTCCCCCAAATGATTTCCATGGAACATCAAAATGCCGAGATGTACTTTGATCGAGACGTGAACTGCATCAAGCGCTTCTTTGAGCGCAGATTTCACTTTGTTCCAACAGAACCCGGCCCCTTTTTCAGGCATGCGAAAAAGACAGTGGGGAAGGATGGCGTGAAACGACTCGACGCTACAGTAGAGGCTTCTGGCTTTACAAAGAGGATGTTGAAAGATCTTGAGGCTgctatcaaggagaaggggGATCAAACGGCTCAACACAGTGGggacgaagacgatgaagatgaagatgacgacaatgacgaagatgaagaaagtgAAAACAGTGATGCAGATAACACAGAATACCCTCATGATGGCCAGGTATCAGGCGGTCTGCTTGGGGACGATGCTATGGCTTCGAAGGAGGATATGGTAGAGGATAGTATGTCAAAATTGACAGTATGA
- a CDS encoding ras family-domain-containing protein produces MAANTKFLREYKLVVVGGGGVGKSCLTIQLIQSHFVDEYDPTIEDSYRKQCVIDEEVALLDVLDTAGQEEYSAMREQYMRTGEGFLLVYSITSRQSFEEITTFQQQILRVKDKDYFPMVVVGNKCDLEGDRDVSRQEGEALARSFGCKFIETSAKSRINVDKAFYDIVREIRRYNREMQGYSTGSGGTSGANGPPKPMDMDNGEQEAGCCAKCVLM; encoded by the exons TTCCTGCGAGAGTACAAGCTCGTTGTTGTAGGCGGCGGTGGTGTCGGCAAATCCTGCTTGACTATTCAGTTGATCCAGAGCCATTTCGTCGACGAGTATGACCCCACGATCGAAG ACTCGTACCGAAAGCAGTGTGTCATTGATGAGGAGGTCGCACTGCTCGATGTCCTCGACACAGCCGGCCAAGAGGAGTATAGCGCCATGCGCGAGCAGTACATGCGAACCGGAGAGGGATTTCTGCTAGTCTATTCGATTACTTCGCGACAAAGTTTTGAGGAAATCACCACCTTCCAGCAACAGATTCTGCGAGTCAAGGATAAGGACTATTTCCCCATGGTCGTTGTTGGCAACAAGTGCGATCTGGAAGGTGACCGAGACGTGTCACGACAGG AGGGAGAGGCACTTGCAAGGTCGTTCGGTTGCAAGTTTATCGAAACATCCGCCAAGTCCCGAATCAACGTCGACAAGGCCTTTTACGATATCGTACGAGAGATCCGAAGATATAACCGTGAGATGCAAGGCTACTCAACTGGCAGCGGCGGCACTTCAGGCGCGAACGGTCCCCCAAAGCCCATGGATATGGACAACGGCGAGCAAGAAGCTGGATGTTGTGCCAAATGTGTGCTGATGTAA
- a CDS encoding armadillo-type protein → MAQDSEVPKAADKGKGKAVDDEKKDKQQANGKKEDEKIETAEEELNEEDQQLKNELELLVERLTEPNTELYKPALEAMKNLIKTSTSSMTAVPKPLKFLRPHYESLTKLFEQWPEGEDRTSLADVLSVIGMTFSDEDRQDTLFYRLQAPSSDISSWGHEYTRHLALEIGEVYGKRIANDESTKDLIDLALVLIPLFLKSNAEADAVDLMSELEIIEEMPKFVDENTYARVCLYMSSMVNLLTYPDNETFLKTAHDIYMEYKQFAQAMVLAIRLHDYELIKSDFDKAEDPALQKQLAFLTARQRIALDVDDQSEENTALVESLGNLKLSEHFKSLGKELNILEPKTTEDIYKSHLESSRVAGMTNLDSARHNLAAAFVNAFVNAGFGNDKMMLVDGEKETWVWKTKADGMMSTVASMGTLLMWDIENGLDKIDKYTYSSETEISAGAMLAIGIMNSGVVMDSDPAIALLADGDKLYHPNPLVRTACIMGLGLAYAGSNKEDVLEHLLPMISDASVDMQISAMAALSCGLIFTGSSHPEISEAIVTTLMDDDRKNQLTDKWTRFLALGLGLLFFGRQEEVDVILETLKAIEHPMAKSTAVMAEICAWAGTGAVLKIQELLHICNEHQEESEEKRGDELLQAYAVIGIALVAMGEDIGQEMVLRQFGHLMHYGEANIRKAVPLAMGLISPSNPQMKVYDTLSRYSHDNDPEVAINAIFAMGLLGAGTNNARLAQLLRQLASYYHRDQDALFMVRIAQGLLHMGKGTLSISPFHTDRQVLSRVAAAGLLATLVAMIEPKEFITGQSHYLLYFLVTAMHPRFLVTLDEDLKPLKVNVRVGQAVDVVGQAGRPKTITGWQTQSTPVVLGYGERAELEDEEYISLNSTLEGLVILRKVSCTTFNKLSTRTDSNL, encoded by the exons ATGGCTCAAGACAGCGAGGTGCCCAAGGCGGCcgacaagggcaagggcaaggccgtcgacgatgagaagaaagacaagCAGCAGGCAAATGGAAAGAaagaggacgagaagatTGAGA ctgctgaggaggagctcaACGAGGAGGACCAACAACTGAAGAATGAGCTTGAATTACTGGTCGAGCGCTTGACC GAGCCAAACACGGAACTTTACAAGCCCGCCCTTGAAGCTATGAAGAACCTGATAAAGACGTCGACGTCATCCATGACAGCAGTTCCAAAGCCCCTCAAATTCCTACGACCACATTACGAGTCCTTGACGAAACTTTTCGAGCAGTGGCCCGAGGGCGAAGACAGGACCTCGTTGGCGGATGTTCTCTCCGTCATCGGTATGACGTTTTCAGATGAAGACCGACAAGACACACTGTTTTACAGACTTCAAGCGCCTTCATCTGATATCAGCTCGTGGGGCCACGAGTATACCAGACATCTCGCGCTTGAGATCGGAGAAGTGTATGGAAAGCGAATCGCAAATGACGAGTCCACCAAGGACCTGATCGACCTGGCACTTGTTTTGATCcccctcttcctcaagagcAACGCCGAGGCCGATGCAGTGGATCTTATGAGCGAACTTGAAATTATTGAGGAAATGCCCAAGTTCGTGGACGAAAACACATACGCTCGTGTATGCTTGTACATGTCTTCGATGGTTAACCTCCTTACCTACCCCGACAATGAGACTTTTCTCAAGACCGCACACGACATCTACATGGAATACAAGCAGTTTGCGCAGGCCATGGTCCTTGCAATTCGACTTCACGATTACGAACTCATCAAGTCCGATTTCGACAAGGCTGAAGACCCTGCCCTTCAGAAGCAGCTCGCGTTTCTGACTGCCCGGCAAAGGATAGcccttgatgttgatgaccAGTCAGAAGAGAACACTGCCCTTGTGGAGTCCCTCGGCAACCTGAAGCTGTCGGAACATTTCAAGTCGCTGGGCAAGGAGCTCAACATCCTGGAGCCAAAGACTACCGAGGATATCTACAAGAGCCATCTGGAGAGCAGTCGAGTTGCAGGAATGACCAACCTGGACTCTGCTCGGCATAACCTTGCAGCGGCATTCGTCAATGCTTTTGTGAATGCTGGTTTCGGCAACGATAAGATGATGCTCGTCGACGGTGAGAAGGAGACATGGGTCTGGAAGACCAAAGCCGATGGCATGATGTCCACCGTCGCCTCCATGGGCACTCTTTTGATGTGGGATATCGAGAATGGGCTTGACAAGATCGATAAGTATACGTACTCTTCAGAGACAGAGATTTCGGCTGGCGCAATGCTTGCTATTGGAATTATGAATTCGGGCGTAGTAATGGATTCGGATCCAGCCATTGCCCTGTTGGCTGATGGGGACAAGCTTTACCATCCCAACCCCCTTGTCAGGACTGCCTGCATCATGGGTCTTGGACTTGCTTATGCCGGATCTAACAAGGAGGACGTTCTCGAGCACTTGCTACCTATGATCTCTGATGCTAGTGTTGATATGCAGATTTCGGCAATGGCTGCTTTATCCTGCGGTCTTATCTTCACTGGGTCTTCTCACCCAGAAATCAGCGAGGCCATTGTCACTACTCTAATGGACGACGATCGCAAAAACCAACTGACTGACAAGTGGACACgattcttggctcttggtctaggtcttctcttctttggccgacaagaagaagttgatgttATCCTCGAAACCCTGAAGGCTATCGAGCATCCTATGGCCAAGTCGACCGCTGTCATGGCTGAGATTTGCGCGTGGGCCGGTACTGGTGCTGTCCTTAAGATCCAGGAGCTTCTCCATATCTGCAATGAGCATCAAGAAGAGtctgaagagaagaggggTGACGAACTTCTACAGGCATACGCGGTGATTGGTATTGCACTTGTGGCTATGGGTGAAGACATTGGCCAAGAAATGGTCCTGCGACAGTTCGGTCATCTCATGCACTACGGCGAGGCCAACATTCGAAAAGCTGTGCCCCTTGCCATGGGTCTCATTAGCCCCAGCAACCCTCAAATGAAGGTGTATGATACCCTCTCAAGATACAGCCACGACAATGATCCTGAGGTTGctatcaacgccatcttTGCCATGGGTCTTCTGGGTGCAGGCACCAACAACGCCCGATTAGCTCAGCTGCTTCGACAACTCGCCAGTTACTACCACCGTGACCAGGATGCTCTTTTTATGGTGCGAATCGCCCAGGGTCTCCTCCACATGGGTAAGGGTACTCTGTCAATCAGTCCCTTCCACACAGATCGTCAGGTTCTGTCCCGTGTAGCGGCCGCTGGTCTGCTTGCTACTCTTGTCGCTATGATTGAGCCCAAGGAGTTTATCACCGGCCAGTCACATTACCTCCTCTACTTCCTTGTCACGGCTATGCACCCCCGCTTCCTTGTTACCTTGGACGAAGACCTCAAGCCTCTCAAGGTCAACGTCCGCGTGGGTCAAGCCGTCGATGTCGTTGGCCAAGCTGGCCGTCCCAAGACAATCACTGGTTGGCAAACTCAGAGCACACCTGTGGTGCTCGGATATGGTGAGCGAGCAGagctggaagatgaggagtatatcagcctcaacagcaCTCTAGAAGGCTTGGTAATTTTGCGGAAGGTAAGTTGCACAACGTTCAACAAACTATCCACACGTACTGACTCAAACTTGTAG